Proteins encoded together in one Deinococcus detaillensis window:
- a CDS encoding O-antigen ligase family protein produces MSSHTPLATESTQRPAPALGWRVWWAVLVPLYVLSPLALLALPKLRHLPRPLWWVLGGYALSQQLPALLSPEPLLATILALARTLLMFGLIGTGLALSGTPWLRGLAWGLVAVYATALLYSGLGTPELTQQRLFHPYMTSITLGLTGAFGLWWALFAGGRWWWRVPLGVVAISIMLLSGSRGGLAAAGLGALLGFLVRLRWQIAINLLLGLVLLGSGLYAAQRLDIQSVTRLLRTDTSGRDIVWWNAISVIQSAPLAGVGSYRLGARFAPPGGQCLLWPAPEGTGAPCSDLISHLGYPWLIAHNVTLQQLAETGPLGLLGLFSLLGMVAVSAVWVRDPLGVAVIFGLLLATATDNTLLVPSPGVAEVFWVMVGAVLAQLPNDVSATRWPLLGWPASLTAAGLMIVLSVPLLASLKMPPPNPIYKITTLIAPTTVKTTQKYSFYVQFDLPPGRYRTELRTCLKSCTYLIGMPINVQAGLVAPLLTFKQDLYAQPSQRLELLLYPSDSTLRPMPLAQRSWIVKWQP; encoded by the coding sequence TTGTCATCACACACGCCACTTGCAACCGAATCCACTCAACGGCCCGCACCTGCGCTGGGATGGCGGGTCTGGTGGGCCGTGTTGGTACCGCTTTACGTGCTTTCCCCGCTCGCCCTGCTGGCCCTGCCAAAACTTCGCCACCTGCCCCGCCCGCTGTGGTGGGTGTTGGGCGGCTACGCACTTAGCCAGCAACTCCCGGCCCTGCTGTCGCCCGAGCCGCTGCTGGCCACTATCCTGGCCCTAGCTCGCACGCTCTTGATGTTCGGCTTGATTGGGACGGGCCTGGCGCTGTCGGGTACGCCCTGGCTGCGTGGCTTGGCCTGGGGCCTGGTGGCGGTCTACGCTACTGCCCTCCTTTACAGCGGGCTGGGCACGCCGGAGCTGACTCAGCAGCGGCTCTTTCATCCCTATATGACCTCGATCACCCTGGGACTGACGGGGGCGTTCGGCTTGTGGTGGGCGCTGTTCGCGGGTGGGCGTTGGTGGTGGCGTGTACCGCTGGGCGTGGTCGCTATCTCTATCATGCTGCTCTCTGGCAGTCGAGGTGGGCTGGCGGCGGCTGGTCTGGGCGCACTGTTGGGCTTTCTGGTGCGGCTGCGCTGGCAAATTGCCATAAACCTGCTCTTGGGTCTGGTGCTGCTGGGCAGCGGCTTGTATGCGGCCCAGCGCCTTGATATTCAGTCAGTGACACGGCTGCTCAGAACCGACACGTCAGGCCGGGACATAGTGTGGTGGAACGCAATTTCAGTGATTCAAAGTGCGCCGCTTGCGGGTGTGGGAAGCTACCGCTTGGGCGCACGCTTCGCGCCGCCGGGAGGCCAGTGCCTGCTGTGGCCTGCGCCCGAAGGTACTGGTGCGCCGTGTTCCGATCTGATCAGTCACCTAGGTTATCCTTGGCTGATTGCTCACAACGTAACTTTGCAGCAGTTAGCTGAAACTGGCCCGCTGGGCTTACTAGGGCTGTTTTCCCTTCTTGGCATGGTAGCCGTGAGTGCCGTATGGGTACGCGATCCATTAGGTGTGGCCGTTATCTTTGGGCTGTTACTGGCCACTGCCACAGACAACACCCTTCTTGTGCCAAGTCCGGGGGTGGCTGAGGTCTTCTGGGTGATGGTCGGAGCGGTGCTAGCCCAGTTGCCCAACGACGTCTCGGCAACCCGCTGGCCGTTGCTCGGCTGGCCAGCGAGCCTGACGGCGGCAGGCTTGATGATAGTCTTATCAGTGCCGCTGCTGGCTTCCCTGAAGATGCCGCCGCCCAATCCGATTTATAAGATAACCACTCTAATCGCGCCTACCACGGTCAAAACAACTCAGAAATATAGCTTCTATGTTCAATTCGATTTGCCGCCGGGCAGGTATCGCACTGAATTGCGAACTTGCCTCAAGAGTTGCACTTACCTGATCGGCATGCCGATCAATGTTCAGGCTGGGCTCGTAGCGCCGT